Proteins co-encoded in one Ponticoccus alexandrii genomic window:
- the ccmI gene encoding c-type cytochrome biogenesis protein CcmI, whose protein sequence is MLFWILTGAVALVLTVALAAALLRGRRETGPAEAFDLQVYRDQLREVEADAASGKVPPEEAERLKTEISRRLLTADAKARGTATAADQPQGAARVMAGIVALVLVGGGFGLYTYLGVPGYPDRPLHLRMEQAEALLKDRTSQAEAEARQPATAPLDVPEDYAALVEKLREAVSERPDDLQGHLLLTRHEAALGNARAAYVSQQQVIRLKGEEAEAQDFTDLADLMIIAAGGYVSPEAQKVLEQALSRDPDNGVARFYGGLMMAQTGRPDLGFQMWNRLLRESAAEDPWVAPIRAQITDMAARAGVTNFSLPEAPAPLRGPSAADIDNAADLSDEDRSAMIRGMVDGLLERLATEGGAPQEWARAISALGVLGETERAGAIWTEGRTVFAGNEEALAALRAAAVSAGLASE, encoded by the coding sequence ATGCTGTTCTGGATTCTGACGGGCGCGGTGGCGCTGGTGCTGACGGTGGCCCTTGCGGCGGCGCTTTTGCGGGGCCGCAGGGAAACCGGCCCGGCCGAGGCCTTCGACCTGCAGGTCTACCGCGACCAGCTGCGCGAGGTCGAGGCGGACGCGGCCAGCGGCAAGGTTCCCCCCGAAGAGGCAGAGCGCCTGAAGACCGAGATCTCGCGCCGCCTTCTGACCGCCGACGCCAAGGCGCGCGGCACGGCGACGGCGGCGGACCAGCCGCAGGGCGCGGCGCGCGTGATGGCCGGGATCGTGGCGCTGGTTCTGGTGGGCGGCGGCTTCGGCCTTTACACCTACCTCGGCGTGCCCGGCTACCCGGACCGCCCACTTCATTTGCGCATGGAGCAGGCAGAGGCGCTGCTCAAGGACCGCACCTCTCAGGCCGAGGCAGAGGCCCGCCAGCCCGCCACTGCGCCGCTGGACGTGCCCGAGGATTACGCCGCGCTGGTCGAAAAGCTGCGCGAGGCAGTGTCCGAGCGTCCCGACGACCTTCAGGGCCACCTGCTGCTGACACGCCACGAGGCGGCGCTTGGCAATGCCCGGGCCGCCTATGTGTCGCAACAGCAGGTGATCCGCCTGAAGGGCGAAGAGGCCGAGGCGCAGGATTTCACCGACCTTGCCGACCTGATGATCATCGCGGCGGGGGGCTATGTCTCGCCCGAGGCGCAGAAGGTGCTGGAACAGGCCCTGAGCCGCGACCCGGACAACGGTGTGGCGCGCTTCTACGGTGGACTGATGATGGCGCAGACGGGGCGACCGGACCTTGGCTTTCAGATGTGGAACCGCCTTCTGCGCGAAAGCGCCGCCGAAGACCCCTGGGTGGCCCCGATCCGCGCCCAGATCACCGATATGGCCGCCCGCGCCGGGGTGACGAACTTCTCTCTGCCCGAGGCCCCTGCCCCGCTGCGCGGCCCCTCCGCCGCCGATATCGACAATGCCGCCGACCTCAGCGACGAAGACCGCTCCGCGATGATCCGCGGCATGGTCGACGGCCTGCTGGAACGGCTGGCGACCGAGGGTGGCGCGCCGCAGGAATGGGCGCGGGCGATCTCTGCCCTTGGCGTGCTGGGAGAGACCGAGCGCGCCGGTGCGATCTGGACCGAGGGCCGGACCGTCTTTGCCGGCAACGAAGAGGCCCTTGCGGCGCTGCGGGCCGCGGCGGTATCAGCGGGGCTGGCGTCGGAGTGA
- the ruvX gene encoding Holliday junction resolvase RuvX: MIHDEIADFAAALRPMTALAGLDLGTKTIGVAVTDTFRTVATPLETVKRRKFSLDAERLLAILKQRGIGGLVLGLPRNMDGTEGPRCQSTRAFARNFAALWDGPVTFWDERLSTVAAERALLEADTSRKRRAEVIDHVAASYILQGALDRLRHLSA; this comes from the coding sequence GTGATCCATGACGAGATTGCCGATTTCGCCGCCGCCCTGCGGCCCATGACGGCGCTGGCCGGGCTGGACCTTGGGACCAAGACCATCGGCGTCGCGGTCACCGATACCTTCCGCACGGTCGCCACACCGCTTGAAACCGTGAAGCGGCGCAAATTCTCGCTGGATGCGGAACGTCTGCTGGCGATCCTAAAGCAACGCGGCATCGGCGGGCTGGTGCTCGGCCTGCCGCGCAACATGGACGGCACCGAGGGCCCGCGCTGCCAGTCGACCCGCGCCTTCGCCCGCAACTTTGCCGCGCTCTGGGACGGCCCGGTAACCTTCTGGGACGAGCGCCTGTCCACCGTGGCCGCCGAACGCGCGCTGCTGGAGGCGGATACCTCCCGAAAGCGTCGCGCCGAGGTGATCGACCACGTGGCTGCATCGTACATTCTGCAAGGGGCGCTGGACCGCCTGCGCCACCTGTCAGCCTGA
- a CDS encoding DUF1289 domain-containing protein, giving the protein MTDEIWKRREIESPCVKLCVIPPEAGLCTGCLRSLDEIARWSRMDPEERRAVMAALPDRQGHLTHRRGGRAARLKRHGGGTEG; this is encoded by the coding sequence ATGACCGACGAGATCTGGAAACGCCGGGAGATCGAAAGCCCCTGCGTGAAGCTTTGCGTGATCCCCCCCGAGGCCGGGCTGTGCACCGGCTGCCTGCGCTCGCTCGACGAGATCGCGCGCTGGTCGCGCATGGACCCTGAAGAGCGCCGCGCCGTCATGGCCGCCCTGCCCGACCGGCAGGGGCATCTGACGCACCGGCGCGGCGGCCGCGCGGCGCGGCTGAAGCGGCACGGGGGCGGCACGGAGGGCTGA
- a CDS encoding calcium-binding protein — protein sequence MGILLGVLPLLLLASLVGVFDTGDDDDSADRPPSNPDPDTDPDPDTGPTGGDDVLDLGAGDALFAALSGNDLIYAGEGADSVSGNNGDDTLHGEEGDDALWGNLGNDRLLGGPGNDALEGGGGADRLLGGEGNDMLGGGSRADRLDGGDGNDRLDGGTGDDSLSGGAGEDTLNGGAGNDTLDGGEDSDTLVGGFGDDLLRGGAGADYLSDQDEGSTESRDTMEGGAGDDTLVALEGDNTLLGGEGADLMSASAGAALMRGGEGNDTLLGALGAVDIFFGEGGDDLLQSTSEEGAELDGGAGNDTITSSGAFTQLLGGEGDDVITSTGFEALIDGGDGNDTLTGNDVEDLMFGGAGNDLITGQGTAIGDAGNDTLVGAFEGEGGAGDDVLRAVDLADGGAGDDLIEGSEVGRGGEGDDTISDTFEAFGEAGDDVLTNVATGYGGAGNDVIEAIDYASGGEGEDTIAFDLSGLAFSASGGAGADTFAMDATGVAATLPQIDDFVTSGPEADLLTIVLPGGLDLEDLSVVPDPDDPEDSLLMRAESGSATAILRNAGGQASGFSLGNVAVVTG from the coding sequence ATGGGCATTCTTCTCGGGGTTCTTCCCCTTCTTCTTCTGGCGTCTCTGGTCGGGGTTTTCGATACGGGTGACGATGACGACAGCGCCGACCGGCCACCGTCCAACCCGGACCCCGATACCGATCCCGATCCCGATACCGGGCCAACCGGTGGCGACGACGTGCTCGATCTGGGCGCGGGGGACGCGCTGTTCGCAGCGCTGTCGGGCAATGACCTGATCTATGCCGGAGAAGGCGCGGACAGCGTTTCGGGCAACAACGGCGACGACACCCTGCACGGCGAAGAGGGCGACGACGCGCTCTGGGGCAACCTCGGCAATGACCGGCTGCTGGGCGGTCCGGGCAACGACGCGCTGGAGGGCGGCGGCGGCGCCGACCGGCTTCTGGGGGGCGAGGGCAACGATATGCTCGGCGGCGGCAGCCGCGCGGACCGGCTGGACGGTGGCGACGGCAACGACAGGCTGGACGGTGGAACCGGCGACGACAGCCTGAGCGGCGGCGCAGGCGAGGATACCCTGAACGGCGGCGCGGGCAACGACACGCTGGATGGCGGAGAGGACAGCGACACGCTCGTCGGGGGCTTTGGCGATGACCTGCTGCGCGGCGGCGCAGGGGCCGACTACCTCTCCGATCAGGACGAGGGCAGCACCGAAAGTCGCGACACCATGGAGGGCGGCGCGGGCGACGACACGCTTGTCGCGCTGGAGGGGGACAACACCCTTCTGGGGGGCGAGGGGGCGGACCTGATGTCCGCCAGCGCCGGTGCCGCCCTGATGCGCGGCGGCGAGGGCAACGATACCCTGCTGGGGGCACTGGGCGCGGTGGACATCTTCTTCGGAGAGGGGGGCGACGACCTGCTGCAAAGCACCAGCGAGGAAGGCGCCGAACTGGACGGCGGCGCAGGCAACGACACGATCACCTCCAGTGGGGCCTTCACCCAGCTGCTCGGCGGAGAGGGCGACGACGTGATCACTTCGACCGGCTTCGAGGCGCTGATCGACGGTGGCGACGGCAACGACACGCTGACCGGCAACGACGTCGAGGACCTGATGTTCGGCGGTGCGGGCAACGATCTGATCACCGGTCAGGGCACTGCGATCGGCGACGCGGGCAACGACACCCTCGTCGGGGCCTTCGAGGGTGAGGGCGGCGCCGGAGACGACGTCCTGCGCGCCGTCGACCTTGCCGACGGTGGCGCGGGCGACGACCTGATCGAGGGGTCCGAGGTCGGGCGCGGCGGCGAGGGCGACGATACGATCAGCGACACCTTCGAGGCCTTCGGCGAAGCGGGGGACGACGTGCTGACCAACGTGGCCACCGGCTACGGCGGCGCGGGGAACGACGTGATCGAGGCCATCGACTATGCTTCTGGCGGCGAGGGCGAGGACACCATCGCCTTCGACCTGTCAGGTCTGGCCTTCAGCGCCTCGGGCGGGGCGGGCGCGGACACCTTCGCCATGGATGCCACGGGCGTGGCGGCCACCCTGCCGCAGATCGACGATTTCGTCACCAGTGGACCCGAGGCGGACCTGCTGACCATCGTCCTGCCCGGCGGTCTGGATCTCGAGGACCTCTCTGTGGTCCCGGACCCGGACGACCCCGAGGATTCGCTGCTGATGCGGGCCGAGAGCGGCTCTGCCACGGCGATCCTGCGGAACGCGGGCGGTCAGGCCAGCGGGTTCAGCCTTGGCAACGTGGCCGTGGTCACGGGCTGA